The sequence TTACATCATCTCCCTGTGGACCTTAGTttcccaaatgtaaaatgaagaggTTACATCAATGGTCCCTAAGGTCTCTTCCAACTCTTAATTTTTACTGTATGAATAAGGAGTCAAGCAGCCAAGCAGTTTCTGATTCCATACAGAGGATTAAACGCTGTATTTGGCAAATATTAATGACCACCTACTGGATGCTGGCTCACTACTAGGTACTGAGAATACAGTCTTGAACAAAACAAGCACGTTTCTTGCCCTTAGCgagtttaaataaatataagaaagtgTAGCACTTATTTTGGAAAATCTGGGAAGGCTTGCCTGAGGAAGTGACCTTTGAGCAGATTTGAATGTTGAATAAttaaaagggaaggagagggtgggatgtTGCAGGCAGAAGCCCTGTTAAATCCCTGCAAGAAAGAGCTTGGGTCTGAGAGAAGGCCAGCTCCttctgctctggagcctgcagagCCTGCGGCGAGTGGAGCCGGGCAAGGTGGAAGGGCCAGGTGGCTCgtttaaagattttcttctttggccTTAGAGTGATGGGTAGTGATTCAAGGGCTTAAGCGGGTGAATGGAATGATGTACTTACTGTGAACCAGCCAGAATAATGAGCTGCTGTTGGAGAATGCTCTGTGGTTACTTGGCATGGGGGGAAGCCTGGACTCTCCTATTACAAGGAAGTACGGAGGTCACTCACTAGCTTTACTACTTACAGTGAGAGCTCTTCTCAGTGTCAGACACGTAATGCGTAATTTATGTTTCTCAGTTCACATTTTACCATTATTTGTAACATTTCCCAAATCCCTGGAAAAAtgtacagtaatttaaaaattttatatttatttcttggttACTTAGAGCCAGTTGCACAGTCACAGATTCTTGCCGTattgttatttcctctttatttttgcttGGGAAGCCAGCAGGAGTTAAAATACAAATCGGTTCATTCTGTTCCTTTTTGAGTAGCTCTGATAAAAGATGTGATGAGGTAAAGCCACCTGTAAATTCAGTTTTGATGTGCATAACTGGTGTGTTTGGTTTGATTGTCTGAATTGTACTTTTGTGGCGTGTAGGGATCCACACCACCGATGACTGTGTTCAAGGGGAACAAGCGGCCTTACCAGAAGGACTGTGTGCTTATTATCAATCACGACACTGGAGAATATGTGCTGGAAAAGCTCAGCAGCAGCATCCAGGTCAAGAAAACAAGGTATGTGAAGAAGCAGATACAGATCAATGTGCCGTTTCTGTAGATTTACATTATCTATTCAGTTATTTTATAAGGATGTGAGAACCTGGGTGCTTCGTGTTGTTGGCAGTCTCAGCAGCTTCACCTCTCTCTTCTCAGAtaagtcaataaaatattttttcctcaaagGCAATAAAGAGAGATAATGCTTTTAAGACCTGAAGCATAGAAAACATTGCGGAAAGGAGTGTACTGTATGATtaaatcagttttattaatttcatgATGGTTGATATAGTACCACCAAAGGGATAAGGTTTAAATTTACAGACTTAAAGTTATGaaagaataatttaataatatatattcttgggcttccctggtggcgcagtggttgagagtccgcctgccgatgcaggggacacgggtttgtgccccggtctgggaagatcccacgtgccgcggagcggctgggctcatgagccatggccgctgagcctgcgtgtccggagcctgtgctctgcaatgggagaggccacaacagtgagaggcccgcgtacagcaaaaaataaataaataaaaattaaagaaataataatatactttattagagtgaaaacattaaatttttacAAGGTACATTTGAGGTCATTATTACACCAAAGTAAagctttgtctattttttttgaaCAATGAGCTCTCTAATTTTTAATTCAACAGACATTACATGTGTCATGTGAAGccaattagattttattttaaagtcaagttTCATTCTGTAAATAGAAGTAACCCAGTGGTTCTATTTATATCGTGATACAATAATTATTGTCAATTATTTTAAAGAgagtatttaatgtttttttgcTTATGCTTCCTCAAGCCTTTTTCTTTACTCATTCCACAAAAAGTAAAAGTACCTACCATTTATTGAgggtactttatttatttattaccacgtgccaggcactgtgctagatgttTTACGTGCATTATCTAATCTTTACAAATAACTTTTGAAAAGGTAGTGTTGTTACcctttcactcactcactctctctcaaacatacacacacgcgcgcgcgcgacGAGACTGAGGATCAGTGAGATTGTGACTCACAGTGTGTTTGTGTTGATTACCTCCACCAGCCAGGTGCTGCTCTCAGGCCTCTGAGAGCTGATGATTGTGGGAGTTTGACTTACTACTCAGTGTCATCTGGGACTAGCAGTATTTTATCACTTAGGTGTTTGTTAGAAGTGCAGAATTTCAGGACATACTAAgtcagaatctgcactttaacaagatccccaggtgatctgTGTGGACACCATAGTTTGAAAAATGCTGAGCTAGTCCATTTACAAAAGAAATTGTTAATAGGTAGCATTTCCTTGGTCTAGGGTGGAGTGCTCTGCCTACCTGCCAGCAAGAGCTGGCCTGTGACAAAATGAGCAAGCAGTAAATAGGTAATGGAAAAAATTGCTAACAGGCCAGTATTTCAAGAGCTAGTTTAATAACTCACGTGTAATTGTAATTTTATACTGCACACAAGGTGAATAGTTacattttctgttattaaaatgGGTTCTCGTAATTGCATTATATCCCACCTCTGTGTCTTACCTGCTGCTTGATATaaaatgtgagctccatgagggcagcgAGTCTGTTTTATTCGTCTCTGTGTCTCTGGTGCACGGTGCAGAGCTGGAATGCAGTAGAATGAGTAGTTTGTGtgataaaattaacaaatatcaGTATTTTGAAGCTGTCTGTAAAGAGCCTGGGCTTCTGCAGAGACTTCCAGGTGCTTGGTAAACGAGGCAAacctgagaaccactgttcttgCCCCTCCAGTTTAAAGTCCGTATCTCATTTCAGAGCTGAGGGGAGCAGTAGAATCCAAGCCCGAATGGAACAGCAGCCTGCGCGTCCCCCACAGCCATCACAGCCACCACCGCCTCCGCCACCTGTGCCATTCAGAGCTCCAACAAAGCCTCCGGTTGGACCCAAAACCTCTCCCTTGAAGGATAACCCCTCACCTGAACCTCAGCTGGATGATATCAAAAGAGGTAGAGAGCATTTTCTGGAGCCATGGTAGCAACTTGGAGGAGGGTATTGATGTTTTTGTGGAGATCACGAGACCACGTACACGGCGGCGTGGGCATTCTCCGCCATCGTAACAGTTTCCGCAGGGCCCGCCGTTCCACAGGTGATGgcaggcggggtggggcgggctgTGGAGGCGAGGTTTACCACTTGGCTCGTTTGACAAGGGAGAGTCCGGGACAGTGACCTGAGCTGTGGCTGTCTTTGCAGCTTTCTGCTTAGAGGCCTGAGGCTTAAACAAGCCTGCCTGCCATCTAAAGGTCCATACGGCACACCTTTTAAGGCTTTGAAAGAAGAGAATGACAAGGGACTGGGGGTAAAAACCAAGTGTGCCAATGTTAGTATAGTGTCTAGGTTAAGTTCCACGACCACTGCTTTGTATTAACAAAAGTGCATAAATATGATAGCGCCTGGGACACTGGGGATGCTGGCCTAGAAGGACTTAGAGGTCTGGTCGGGCTCTCCAAGGTAAAACCAAGACAGAGGCACTCACCTTGGCTCCCTCCCCCACACAGTGGATGGTTTTAGTTGTCCAGACACTTAGAAAGTTATGAAAGTAAGTgttatatttcatatttgtgaAGTTCTGTGAAACAAAGTCAAACCCATAACAGTAGTAAAcaggaaaagataaaaagttgCCCTTGGGAAGTTTGCCTTTTTCACCCTGTGGAAATACTGTCTTTTCACAAACGAGGTCACTCTCTGCGTGGTACACAGTTCTTAAgcctctggatttttttttttttttctcatggataTTAGAATGCTGTCTATGGAAGTTTTCACTTTAGTTGAACAGGAATTGGACCATAACAGGTTGTTGTTGCCAGTTATGCTTAAAGGAACCATAGTCATTTAAGGCCTCATGGTAGGTTTGGACAGGAAAATCTGGCATCTTCCTTGCTGTAGCCTATGGTGAATCGTTAATGTACTCACATTAAAATGGTCAGGTAGAAcatgtgtttccttccctgctttaCATTTGTTAACATTGCGGTACCTGAAGGCATGCTGTAAGTCAAATGTGTAAAGCACAGAGGAGGGGTGTCGTCCCGCCGTCTTTCTTCAGCCACCATGGCTCCTCCTGCGAGCCTTGTTTACCTGTGGAACGTGAACGCTGGAAAGGCCCCCAGAGGCTGTCTGCTGTGGCCCTTCCTTTTTCCGGAGCATCTTGGAAAATTCATTGCCTTCCACCTGGGTCTCCCTGCTGGTCAGAGGTGGATCCAGAGCAAGAGCTCAGACCTTCCAGTTCCTGGTCAGGTATTTTTGAGCCCATGAGCAGAATGTTGCTCTTCTCTTATTCGGTGTTTAATCCCATaattcataattcttttttttttaaagtagataaaGGCAAAATAGACTTAATTCATTTCTCAGAAGAATCATTATCCTGGAGCAGTCTGCTTTTTGGTTATTTTGGGTGAATTAAATGTTTCCATTGTCTCTCTGGAGATGTGttagatatttttgtttgttggttttgctttgggtcattttgtttgtttttaaggactCGAAGCAGGAGTTCATTTTCAGTTATTCCTTGTTGCTCTTGGTTTTGCCAGCTTACTGTTTACAGAGGCTTACTGTTTACAGAGGCGCTGACCCCCGTCCCGTCATTTATTCCAGAGCTGAGGGCCGAGGTGGACATCATCGAACAGATGAGCAGCAGCAGTGCAAGCAGTTCCTCAGACTCTGAGAGCTCGTCAGGAAGCGATGACGACAGCTCCAGCAGTGGAGGCGAGGACAGCGGCCCCGTGTCCCCTCCGCAGCCGTCACACCAGCAGCCCTACAACAGCAGGCCGGCCGTCGCCAACGGAACTGGCCGGCCGCAAGGAAGCAACCAGCTCATGTGCACCCTCAGTAAGTGCACGCTCCCGCTTCTGGGCCGAGGCGggggcttggggtggggagagggaatatCAGGCCAGAGCTGGAACTTCTGTTCATCTTACACCAGAGTCTATAAACCTGACGGTACTTAAGGCATAAGAAAGGGTCCTGACAAAGGCAATTTGAAGCAGAAAAGAGTAAGTTACcaaacagtaaaaaaagaaaaagcacaaaactgttccatctcttttcttttccttattggcACAAATTAGGTTTTGTGAATTCTGGAAAGTGTTGAAACGTGAGCCGCAGAGCTCTGTACTTTTGCATATACCAGGCTTTAGGGGTACCGCCTGCCCCCACCCAGTCCCCCACCTCCAGGTTTTATACAGTCCTGAGAGCCCAGTGCCATCAGAGTGCGGTATCCCACAGCCCACAGAGTTGGGAACCTGTGCCCTTAGAAGGTGTTTGGCGACCAGCTAGCCTTcgcaggagggaaggaagggacatTATAGCGTCTGGTGGCTTTGAGTGCAGTTGGTGGTAAAGCAAAGCAGGggagaacaaaaacaaatgtctttgtcttggaggtggggagagtgcAGGTTCTCTGCGCCCTCCTCTCTCCCGACTCCTGGAGTTGGATGTTCTCTTCCCGTCTGACTTCTGTGAGGAGGCTGGAAGGTCAGGAGGCAGTGGCGGGGAAGCTAGCCTAGGTAACCCTGCTCCTGTGGGCCGGGCAGAGATCACTCTCAGCCCCACACTGTAGACGTCATGTAAACCCCTGAGGTGAGGCCCGGCCCCAGCCTTGTAGGGCGGTAaagagcatccctggcctctacccacttaGGTGCCGGAGCACCTCCTGCTTTCCTCCAGTGTGTCAACCCAGAATGTCTCCCGGCATTGCCAAGTGCCCCTGTGGCGTTGGAATCAGTGCCAGTGGAGAACCACTGTGCTGGGCCTTGCTCTACTATCTGAGTGAGTTCAACACTTTTGTGACGTCAGTTAAGGCTGTTACCTGCTATCCTGTTAACACAGGCCCAGCTTCTGGATAGCAGGGTATACTTGATGCTCTTCTCAGTTGGCTTGGGAGAGTAAGTTTCACACTGCGAGTTTGGAATTCACAGTGGAGAACGACCAGACAGCTACTGTGGCTATAACTCAGCATCTTCATTTTGCCCAGTCAGTGCTAAACTATTCCTTAGAATAAAAGAGCCAAAAATGGCTCAGTGCTTCTTACCTACCTACCAGCGCCTTAAACTTCTGTTAGCTCTTCATAGCTCCAAGTCCTCCTGGCCCGCAGCTTTTCCATGGCAAGACCTTAATCTTTGCATACCTCATATACAGTAAAGTACTGGAGTTATTTAAACCAGGATCATCAACTGGAACCAATTTATAAGCCCTAAAATCACAGTAAATAGCGCAAATTTGGTAAACCCTAATGTGAAAACatacagagtaatgataataTTGTTTTTCTGAATGGTAATGTGTATTATATCttctccccccacaaaaaaacaaatggatcAGTTTGAACCTGGGTCAAATTGATTGCATAAGAAATTTCAGAACTGAGATTTCAGCTCCATTACACTGACCTGTTTATGTGCATGTCACCTTTGTAAGTGATGGCACTTAGCTCTGCTGATTGGAGGTTGTCAGCTGGTGTTGATCCCATCGCCTTCCCCACATCTAGAGCAGCAGATGTCACCTTTTTTGGTCTCAGACTTCTTTATGTCGTAAAACTTTTgaggaccccagagagcttttGTGTGTGTAGcttatatctatcaatatttaccatattagaaattaaaactgagaaatactTAAAATAGTAATTCGTCTAAAAGAACAACAGTAAACCATCACctgttaagaaaaataacatttttatgaaaaataaattttcgaaataaaaaaaatatttaatatgaagaGTAACATTGCTTTAAAAGTTTGCCAATCTCTTTAACATCTGGCTTAGTACAAAGCTGGATTCTtacatctgcttctgcattcaatctgttgccGTAAGTTGTTTaggttgaagtatatgaagaaaatgtggcatcACATAGATATGTAGTTAGAAAAGAGAGGCCTTCAGGTCGAATCCTTCTGAAAGGGTCTCAGGGACCCCAGGGTTCTCAGAACAAACTTTGAGGAGAGGTGGCCTAGAGATTAGTAATCCAGAAATACAGGAgttcacttttcttcttttccaagtggTATCAACTGGGGTCCTGTTATTCTTATCATATTAGATGGAAAAACTTACATTCTTCACTCCTAAAACCTAAATGTCACACACTAGACAAAACTTTGAGGCTTTATAGAGCTCATTAGTTGAGATTTGTGGTATAAGGTAATGTGAAGGTTCTGGCCAGAGGGGTCGGGGGGTACTGGATTAGTATGTGAGTGGTATGCACGGTATAAATAATATTCAGCTTCCTTAACAGGAAGCCCAACTTggtattattttcacttttataaagcAACTTAATATGAACAATTCTACTAGACAGTgagtcatttataaatattttttgtcatttattgaCACATGTATGTCTAGCCTATCCCTCCCCTGTTTTATCCCAGAGAGCAGTATTGCTGTGCTTTGCAGATACCAAAAATAGCAATTCCTTTAAAACGTTGACTGCACCAGTTCTGTCACTGAGCCAAATCGGTTTTCCTCCCTAATTAAATGGAACTGGCCTGGTTTTACTGTAGTGTGAGAGCCCAGGCAGTCAACCAAAGAACCGTGGGgaagtcatttttaaattgggtactttgggtttgattttgttttctctttataggAAATGACTTGCAGTTGAGTGAGTCTGGCAGTGACAGTGATGACTAGAGCCGGATCTTTTGAAATCAACTTTTTGTGCACAGATCTGCTGCGAGACTGGGCTGCTTTAGCGTGGAGTCCACGCCGAGAGGAAAACGTGGGGATCAGTGACTGTAGGAGGAGTTGGAGGCTCTGGAGCGCTCAGATGTGCCTGTCTTTAACATAGCGGTGATGGGTGATTTTCTTGTGTAATTTTTGAACAATGTCACGTTTCAAAGTTTTAAGTAGATCTATAGCAGAACTAACAGAATTATATCTCTTATTTGGTTAACACTGTTAACGAAAAACAGACAAATGTGCCCTGGTTTAGGTTACTCAAAGGCCATTTCTTCACCTAGCCAGTGATGCAGTTGTAAACCTCAGCAGCCACCAGCTTGGCCAAATGGTCTGCACCAGTGAAATGAAACACAGTCTttgaggggtgggcagggagggaaacCTCAAACTGCAGCATAGATGCATGTTTAAACCACTTTCAATTATTGACACAAAGTGGTGAGGAAGTTCTGTCTGACCCAGCCTGAGAAGCCTGTGTAGAAACGGACTTCAGGATGGAGTCCGAGAGGGTCAGCTGGGGGGACCTCGGAGCTCTGCTGGCTCAGCCCCTCGTCTGCGCAGTGCTGGTTTAGGGCTAGTGTCTTGCCCCCAGTCCGGGCTTTTCCCACTGCTCCCGCCCCTGAATCTCACTTACTAGAACCAGAGATTCTAGTTAAGCACACATGGGACTTAACAGTTGTGCATTGGAGCTTTTATTGGATTCCAAAAGGAAGAAGTGTTGGCTACTTCTAGCTCCAGTTTAGATCCAAACAGTCCCTAAGTACATGAGGCTAGGGGAGCAGATTAAACCAGCAGTCGCTGTGCTGATGCATGTGACTCGATTAAATTGAGGCTTTTAATTCCATGTGGATCCATAATGAGTGTGTTTCTTTCAGTAGGTTTCAGTGGGGGACTAGAAATGGTAGAGAGGTGAGGTGAAGAAGCCTCTTTGAGCAAATGAGCTGGCAGCCGGTTTCCAGACCAGAATCTGGATAGGAGTCGTGCAGTGTGAAACGAGCACATGTTTTGATAAGGTTTTTCTGTTCATGCTTTTGTACCACTGTTTGTGCCTGACTCCCAGACtgatttgtatttattatattcaGCTAGAAGAAAGTCACAGGTTGCCGTCTGCACTGTGCAGTTTCCAGATGAATCTGTTGTTGCAGGAAACTGGTGACTAGTAACTGTTCTGTTTGCAGCAAATGTGTGATAAGTCGTCCCATAATTAGTATGGAGTAGCCCATTTCTGTAATTTGAATGACTGTGTCCTGAGAAATTTCTGTCTCCTTTGGTTCAGTGGTATAAAGAACATTAAGAGTGATTTTTCTTCCTCGAggtggcctctccctccccagctagTGGAGGGAAGCAGTCTGGACCTAGAAAGAAATTAGATGATCCATGGTGGGGGCTAAGAGTTGAGCCTTGCAGAGTCACCTTTTAGACCCACACAGTGACTCCAGTGAGCTGGAGAAGGGGGCCTGGCAGCACGCTCATGCCACTCTGCTGGGTGCCACTCAGGGGTCCACGCCAGTGCCCTGTGCTGGGTTCTCAGCCTGTTAGGAGACTTCAGTGGATTTCATGGCATGTAGGAACTTACTTATAATGAATTGATCATTACATTTTAATTCCTTGGTAATGAAAGCTCAGGGAAGCCAAAAGGTCATGGTTGGGAGACTTGAATTGCTACTGGATGTGAGAATTGTTTCACTGCTCTTAACTTGCTCGCTGGGGCAGGTTCCAGGAACTTGaactataaatatctatttaagcctctctctttcttttttttttcccctcccagagTCTTGATATATGTAGACAAAACTGCGGTTTGGGGCCTGTCGGGTCAAGATGTTTGTTTCTATAGGAAGTGCTTGCAGGTGGCAGTGGGCTTGGCGAGTTAGGCTCGCTGAGCTCAGACCCTCTCCCCGTCATCCATCCTGCCCGGCCCTGCACAGTGGTAACATCTGCTAGCACAGCTCCCGTTTTGTTCTCTGCACAAAAGCTTTTGGAGGTTCCCTCCCCAAGCCCTCCAGCTTTACCCAGCAGAGTAAggaatcttttctttttggaaatgaaGAATCTGGCCTCGTAAACTACTTCTCACGAGTGCCCTCCTGCCAGCCAAACTGGACTTGTTCTTCCTGCCTCCGTGCCTTGTCACTCTCCCCTCCACCAGCCCCACTCAGGGGTCTCTGTGGGTGCCCCCTTCATGGACTCCTCCTCTGTTGGTTTCACCAGCTGGAGTACTGTGTGCACACTCGGACCTTCCTCTTGCTCGAGCTCTGGTTGGTGTGAACTCCTTCAAAGCAGGCACCGTCGTGGTCATCTCTGTTCCCTGGAGGATGCCCAGGAACAGACCTGTAGATGCTCACAGCCTGGTGGGAAGGGAGCAGAGAACCAGCCAGTGGAGCACAGAGGGCAGACGTAGAGGAAACATTCCAGGTGTTTGGAGACAGCTGGAAGCTATCCATGCTGATTTTCGTGGTTTTGAAGTCTCTAACTGAGTTGTTaaaattgccttttcttttttctgtgtaacGTCTGCCGCGCTGTGGTTCGAACGGTGAGGTGTGAAGACTTAAGTCCAAAGCACCTGAGGAGCCATGGCAAGCAAGCCACAGTAAAGATGTGATTTGGGGAAACTTAACAAGCTAGAGGTTTCTCATGATGCCACTCATTTCTGTAGCAGAGTCATATTTTTCTATGTGTGGTATTAATATGTATGTGCTTCAGTGGTGGGAAAACTTGAAAATTCCAAAATCCTTATTACTTCCCTATTTGAGAGGCTGGTTAAGTAGGGTGTGGtgcggtgtgtgtgtgcgtgtgatgtatttattacattattttgagAGAGTAACCGTCTGTTATGTGGATATACATTGGGTACAGCCAAATTGAATATTTCCATTTGGCGAGGAAGGTAGGATTCATGAAACTCAGGCCTTAACCAGTAGGCTGGATGACAAGACCAATTGAAGCGTTATGAAATGTCTTTTTGTTGCTCCTGTTATCTTTGTCTTGGGTTCATTGTCTCATTCTTTAATGATTATTAAAATCATGTGCCTGAAAGTTTATTTTGCTTGATTATGAGGTAGACATGCACGTTTATATTTATGTAAAGTATTTGCTGTAAAGTGTTTTTGGTTTATTCTCTTAAAAGATCActatatttaagtaaaaaatgaaGGTCAGCAATACACTTCATGTCTtggtgggttttattttcttactagaAATCAATCTAGGAATCAGTGAAAAATGTAGGGTTCTTTTGAGAATCCTTTGTGCTTAAGCCTAATTACCTAAATTGATTCCCTTTTAATTTGGTGTTTATGATCGTTAGGATGTACACTTCAGTTTTAAAAGGTGTGAAGTTCAAAACTAAAGGGTGGCTTTAGCAAGGCACATGGCACCTGAGGCCTTTTTACT is a genomic window of Delphinus delphis chromosome 4, mDelDel1.2, whole genome shotgun sequence containing:
- the EAF1 gene encoding ELL-associated factor 1; translation: MTLRMDKPPLKTSNRASQTESFYPDTAPAISAPDPEVPPRRRKFRGPASSESPTFRTRRPGFASGHGWVPALFPARPGALSRERGCPGHRYRQLGPRARQEGTGAGARSGGAMNGTANPLLDREEHCLRLGESFEKRPRTSFHTIRYDFKPASIDTSCEGELQVGKGDEVTITLPHIPGSTPPMTVFKGNKRPYQKDCVLIINHDTGEYVLEKLSSSIQVKKTRAEGSSRIQARMEQQPARPPQPSQPPPPPPPVPFRAPTKPPVGPKTSPLKDNPSPEPQLDDIKRELRAEVDIIEQMSSSSASSSSDSESSSGSDDDSSSSGGEDSGPVSPPQPSHQQPYNSRPAVANGTGRPQGSNQLMCTLRNDLQLSESGSDSDD